In Eupeodes corollae chromosome 3, idEupCoro1.1, whole genome shotgun sequence, a single genomic region encodes these proteins:
- the LOC129951103 gene encoding putative serine/threonine-protein kinase STE20-like: MFGSNPKDYDLKIELAKCCNGIATVYLSQYKPNSQHVAVKKYRMDKASKEESNMICEEILTMRQFNHPNILSFHTAFVHDSEMHLVAPLMCFGSCKDTSRNCFSTGFPEIFVALILRDVLAGLEYIHRKGYIHRSIRGSHILLNQTKAVISGFRECTSIVSHGERAKTLHNLAPFSKKSLNWLAPEVLEQNLIGYTEKSDIYSLGITSCELANGMEPYADIEPTFMFTEKIRGNVPTLLDRSTCPSEEMMDAAMLESSMVAKTGHIYSKRVFSDDFHQFTESCLEKRPANRSSAMQLLNHPFFKQCRYTSILDQLTRFGLETLDYTQLRDESLALCNELADINMNGNFEWDF, from the exons ATGTTCGGTTCGAATCCAAAGGACTATGACCTAAAAATAGAACTAGCCAAATGCTGCAATGGTATAGCCACGGTTTACTTGAGTCAATATAAACCCAATTCTCAACATGTAGCAGTTAAGAAATATCGCATGGACAAGGCCAGCAAAGAGGAGAGCAATATGATCTGCGAAGAGATCCTTACTATGCGTCAATTCAATCATCCTAACATTCTTTCATTCCACACAGCTTTTGTGCATGATTCTGAGATGCACTTGGTGGCACCATTGATGTGTTTTGGCAGTTGCAAGGATACCAGTAGGAACTGCTTTAGCACCG GTTTTCCCGAGATATTTGTTGCTCTAATACTACGTGATGTTCTTGCCGGACTTGAGTACATTCATCGCAAGGGTTACATCCATCGATCCATTCGTGGCAGTCATATCCTCCTTAACCAGACGAAGGCAGTCATTTCGGGCTTTAGGGAATGCACAAGTATCGTTTCGCATGGCGAGCGAGCTAAAACACTCCACAATCTCGCTCCATTTAGCAAGAAGAGTCTGAATTGGTTGGCACCAGAAGTCTTGGAACAAAACCTAATTGGATATACGGAGAAGTCGGATATTTATAGTCTTGGGATAACTTCATGTGAATTGGCAAATGGCATGGAACCTTATGCTGATATAGAGCCGACATTCATGTTCACAGAGAAGATTCGGGGAAATGTGCCAACTCTTCTGGATAGATCTACGTGTCCTAGCGAAGAGATGATGG ATGCCGCGATGTTGGAAAGTTCAATGGTTGCAAAAACAGGACATATTTATAGTAAGCGAGTGTTTTCCGATGATTTCCATCAATTCACTGAGAGTTGTTTGGAAAAACGTCCGGCGAACCGGAGCAGCGCAATGCAACTTCTTAACCATCCATTCTTCAAACAATGTCGATATACCAGTATTTTAGATCAACTGACAAGGTTTGGATTGGAAACTTTGGATTATACGCAATTAAGGG atGAAAGCCTAGCCCTGTGCAACGAACTTGCCGATATAAATATGAATGGAAATTTCGAATGggatttctaa
- the LOC129951104 gene encoding myosin-2 essential light chain isoform X2, which yields MGNYTEDQLAEFQEAFNLFDNRGDGKIQLSQVGECLRALGQNPTESDVKKCTHQLKPDERISFEVFLPIYQAISKARSGDTADDFIEGLRHFDKDASGFISTAELRHLLTTLGEKLTDEEVEQLLANQEDSQGNVNYEEFVRMVMSG from the exons ATG GGTAACTACACAGAGGACCAACTTGCAG AATTCCAAGAAGCCTTCAACCTCTTCGACAACCGCGGAGATGGTAAAATTCAACTTAGTCAAGTTGGTGAATGTCTTCGCGCTCTCGGCCAAAATCCCACTGAGTCCGATGTCAAGAAATGCACTCATCAATTGAAGCCCGACGAACGTATCTCCTTCGAAGTGTTCTTGCCCATTTACCAGGCCATATCAAAGGCACGTTCCGGTGATACTGCCGATGATTTCATCGAAGGTCTACGTCATTTCGACAAGGATGCCAGTGGCTTCATTTCGACAGCTGAACTTAGGCATTTATTGACCACATTGGGTGAGAAACTCACCGATGAGGAAGTCGAACAATTACTTGCTAACCAAGAGGACTCACAGGGTAATGTAAATTACGAGGAATTCGTTCGAATGGTTATGAGcggttaa
- the LOC129951104 gene encoding myosin-2 essential light chain isoform X1: MYMYEQPSKNTFTTVEEFQEAFNLFDNRGDGKIQLSQVGECLRALGQNPTESDVKKCTHQLKPDERISFEVFLPIYQAISKARSGDTADDFIEGLRHFDKDASGFISTAELRHLLTTLGEKLTDEEVEQLLANQEDSQGNVNYEEFVRMVMSG, translated from the exons atgtatatgtaCGAGCAGCCCAGTAAAAATACGTTTACAACGGTTGAAG AATTCCAAGAAGCCTTCAACCTCTTCGACAACCGCGGAGATGGTAAAATTCAACTTAGTCAAGTTGGTGAATGTCTTCGCGCTCTCGGCCAAAATCCCACTGAGTCCGATGTCAAGAAATGCACTCATCAATTGAAGCCCGACGAACGTATCTCCTTCGAAGTGTTCTTGCCCATTTACCAGGCCATATCAAAGGCACGTTCCGGTGATACTGCCGATGATTTCATCGAAGGTCTACGTCATTTCGACAAGGATGCCAGTGGCTTCATTTCGACAGCTGAACTTAGGCATTTATTGACCACATTGGGTGAGAAACTCACCGATGAGGAAGTCGAACAATTACTTGCTAACCAAGAGGACTCACAGGGTAATGTAAATTACGAGGAATTCGTTCGAATGGTTATGAGcggttaa